In Prosthecochloris sp. GSB1, the following proteins share a genomic window:
- a CDS encoding DUF4145 domain-containing protein produces MNVKLEDRLVGLDRCPQCGIANPEMELLWRSDCIMPRAETAYGHNWAVYKCTSCRLLVLAQSRLGNQGTKELEKVYPDVESVEEDIPERARNYLTQAVGSIHAPDGAAMLAGSAVDAMLKAKGLTEGTVYNRIDQAVQQHILTQEMGAWAHDVRLGSNRPRHADQDDPHVTPQEARQAIEFAKTLGTVLFVLPNRIANRGNGNS; encoded by the coding sequence ATGAACGTAAAACTCGAAGATCGATTGGTCGGCCTTGATCGCTGCCCTCAATGCGGGATTGCTAATCCAGAGATGGAATTGTTGTGGCGTTCCGACTGCATCATGCCTCGTGCTGAAACTGCATATGGTCACAACTGGGCGGTATACAAATGTACTTCGTGCCGCCTTCTTGTACTCGCGCAAAGTCGATTAGGTAACCAAGGAACTAAGGAATTAGAGAAGGTATACCCAGATGTAGAGTCAGTAGAAGAAGACATCCCTGAACGAGCACGGAATTACCTTACACAGGCAGTAGGCAGTATCCATGCGCCTGATGGCGCAGCAATGCTTGCTGGTTCTGCTGTGGATGCAATGCTAAAAGCTAAAGGTCTAACTGAGGGCACCGTATACAACCGAATTGATCAAGCGGTTCAACAGCACATTCTCACACAAGAAATGGGGGCTTGGGCACATGATGTTCGGCTTGGGTCTAATCGGCCACGACATGCGGATCAAGATGACCCACATGTAACTCCTCAAGAAGCAAGGCAAGCTATTGAGTTTGCAAAAACACTTGGGACTGTGCTCTTTGTCTTACCTAATCGAATAGCAAACCGCGGCAATGGCAATAGCTGA
- a CDS encoding class I SAM-dependent methyltransferase: MSVKEAFDKGAREYDSARKQLIPCFDEFYGTALDLIWATKTDNIKVLDLGAGTGLFASLVSQRLPNAELTLCDISSAMLDEARNRFRNSRNKVEYLAADYSIEVIPGQYDLIISALSIHHLSDAEKEELFKRLFRALNNGGLFINADQVLGETARIEEMYRKTWLRQVKENGVSDSTLASALERMKEDKMSTLSSQLSWMKNAGFADVNCWYKNYSFAVYSGRKHEHA, encoded by the coding sequence ATGAGCGTGAAAGAAGCCTTTGATAAAGGCGCAAGAGAGTACGATTCCGCAAGAAAACAGCTTATTCCCTGCTTCGATGAGTTTTATGGTACGGCGCTTGACTTGATCTGGGCAACGAAAACAGACAATATCAAGGTACTGGATTTGGGCGCAGGCACCGGGCTTTTTGCTTCTCTTGTCTCTCAGCGTTTACCCAATGCCGAATTGACGCTTTGCGATATATCGAGTGCAATGCTGGATGAAGCAAGAAACCGGTTTCGTAACAGCCGCAACAAGGTGGAGTATCTTGCTGCGGATTATTCGATTGAAGTGATTCCCGGGCAATACGATCTGATCATATCCGCACTCTCAATTCATCATTTGTCTGATGCAGAAAAAGAAGAATTATTCAAGCGATTGTTTCGTGCTTTAAATAACGGCGGGCTGTTCATTAACGCTGATCAGGTGCTTGGCGAAACGGCGCGGATTGAAGAAATGTATAGAAAAACGTGGTTACGGCAGGTTAAGGAAAACGGGGTTTCCGACTCGACTCTGGCATCGGCATTGGAGCGCATGAAAGAAGATAAAATGTCAACATTGTCAAGCCAGTTGTCGTGGATGAAGAACGCAGGGTTCGCCGATGTCAACTGTTGGTACAAGAATTACAGCTTCGCAGTCTATTCCGGGCGTAAACATGAACACGCCTGA
- a CDS encoding restriction endonuclease — protein MTTSRNDISKLIAKIQKNNSVLDSIKPSLFESVVAEAITRNNKLIEISKRAAEGLGFIGKYRDQFDRINSFAIETKQFQRVVEAAQIHSLAAKAVQLNIDKSYLITNSKFTNAALEFASAYNSKIELIDRSGLNQIIEQYCVDREVFFDSIAKNIAALQLERILNLDDPNPSAIDAIDPDELAINEDEKSSLIIVDRLPFRLLSEILRNPAEVRNITPRQFEEFIAELLRRLGFNDVILTPRSGDGGKDIIASHSVQGIPLTFYFECKKYAEGNKIQLDTMRSLLGTVAHDSRKVNKGILVTTSTFTKGCKEFILAESRVDGKDYDGVLGWVDEIRKEI, from the coding sequence ATGACTACATCTCGGAATGACATATCTAAATTGATAGCAAAAATCCAGAAAAACAATTCCGTTTTGGATTCTATAAAGCCATCATTGTTCGAGAGTGTTGTCGCTGAAGCGATTACCCGTAATAATAAACTTATAGAAATAAGCAAAAGGGCAGCTGAAGGGTTAGGTTTTATAGGGAAATACAGGGATCAATTTGATCGAATTAATTCTTTTGCAATAGAAACAAAGCAATTTCAAAGAGTTGTTGAGGCGGCGCAAATCCATTCACTTGCTGCAAAGGCAGTACAGCTCAACATTGACAAAAGCTATTTAATTACCAATTCTAAATTTACAAATGCGGCTTTGGAATTTGCCTCAGCATATAATTCAAAAATAGAGTTGATTGACCGTTCTGGGCTTAATCAAATTATAGAACAATACTGTGTAGATAGAGAGGTTTTTTTTGATTCAATAGCAAAAAATATAGCTGCACTCCAGTTAGAAAGAATATTAAATCTTGACGATCCGAATCCGAGTGCAATAGATGCTATTGATCCAGATGAATTAGCAATAAATGAAGATGAAAAGTCATCTTTAATAATTGTTGATCGCCTGCCTTTTCGGTTGCTGTCTGAAATATTAAGGAATCCAGCAGAAGTAAGAAATATCACACCTCGCCAGTTCGAAGAATTTATTGCAGAACTATTGAGAAGGCTTGGGTTTAATGACGTTATCCTTACGCCAAGGTCGGGTGACGGTGGGAAAGACATTATTGCAAGCCATAGTGTTCAAGGTATTCCGCTGACGTTCTACTTTGAATGCAAGAAATATGCGGAAGGAAATAAAATTCAACTAGATACTATGCGCTCATTGCTGGGTACAGTTGCTCATGATTCAAGAAAAGTCAATAAAGGTATATTGGTTACCACTTCTACTTTCACTAAGGGATGTAAAGAATTCATATTGGCAGAGTCAAGAGTTGATGGAAAGGACTATGATGGAGTGCTAGGCTGGGTAGATGAAATACGAAAGGAAATTTAA